The Lycium barbarum isolate Lr01 chromosome 10, ASM1917538v2, whole genome shotgun sequence genome includes a region encoding these proteins:
- the LOC132615841 gene encoding probable UDP-arabinopyranose mutase 5 isoform X2: MRTDPRSLVSLTIDSALVNISSYSDLSFLPEHILHDLFLRTLRAGKLNEKILKVFIATGKEEILSLIASFNIRCVVTPVLPTSNVKDDEVDIMIAAIEPDLTSFLEEWRAVFSRFHLIIIKDPDLKEELKIPGGFNYDTYTKADIQRIIGPSNAVTFSGYSCRYFGYLLSKKKYIISLDADCIPAKNNEGIQVDAIAQHINNLATPATPFFFNTLYDPYCKGADFVRGYPFSLRSGVSCALSCGLWLNLADLDAPTQALKPALRNTRYVDAVLTVPARSLMPLSGINIAFDRELVGPALLPSFRLAKEGKFRWETVEDIWTGMCVKVVCDHLGYGVKTGLPYVWRKERGDAIESLKKEWEGVKLMEEVVPFFQSMRLTPAAKTAEDCVIEIAAAVKEQLGRIDPVFTRAADSMVEWVQLWKTVKTQA, translated from the exons ATGAGAACCGACCCGCGTTCCCTTGTTTCTCTCACTATTGACTCTGCCCTTGTCAATATTTCCTCTTATTCTGATCTCTCTTTCTTGCCTGAACACATTCTTCATGACCTTTTTCTG AGGACATTGAGAGCTGGCAAGCTAAATGAAAAGATTTTGAAGGTGTTTATTGCAACTGGAAAAGAAGAAATCCTTTCACTAATTGCTTCATTTAACATCCGTTGTGTTGTTACTCCTGTGCTTCCTACTAGtaa CGTCAAAGATGATGAGGTAGATATTATGATTGCTGCAATTGAACCAGATCTTACTTCGTTTCTGGAAGAATGGAGAGCAGTATTCTCCCGATTTCACCTGATAATTATCAAAGATCCTGACCTCAAAGAAGAACTTAAAATTCCAGGTGGATTTAATTATGATACCTATACAAAAGCTGATATTCAACGAATTATTGGACCTTCGAATGCTGTAACTTTCTCTGGTTACTCATGCCGATATTTTGGCTATCTCTTGTCAAAGAAGAAATATATCATCTCACTAGATGCTGACTGCATTCCAGCTAAGAATAATGAGGGTATCCAAGTCGATGCCATCGCCCAACATATCAATAACCTCGCAACTCCTGCCACCCCATTTTTCTTTAATACCCTCTACGATCCTTACTGTAAAGGAGCTGATTTTGTTCGTGGCTACCCATTTAGCTTGCGAAGTGGTGTCTCGTGTGCTCTGTCATGTGGACTGTGGCTTAATTTAGCAGATCTTGATGCACCTACACAAGCCCTCAAGCCGGCGCTGAGGAACACTCGATATGTTGATGCTGTCCTCACTGTACCAGCTAGGTCCCTGATGCCTCTCAGTGGAATCAATATTGCGTTTGATCGTGAGTTGGTGGGACCTGCTTTGCTGCCATCTTTCAGGTTGGCAAAAGAAGGAAAGTTCAGGTGGGAAACTGTGGAGGATATATGGACCGGTATGTGTGTTAAGGTCGTATGTGATCACTTAGGATATGGTGTGAAAACTGGGCTTCCATACGTGTGGAGGAAAGAAAGAGGCGATGCCATAGAGAGTTTGAAGAAAGAGTGGGAGGGGGTGAAGCTGATGGAAGAAGTTGTTCCATTCTTTCAATCAATGAGATTGACTCCGGCTGCAAAAACAGCAGAAGATTGTGTGATTGAGATTGCAGCAGCCGTGAAGGAGCAGCTGGGGCGAATAGATCCTGTGTTCACCCGTGCAGCTGATTCCATGGTCGAGTGGGTGCAGCTCTGGAAGACAGTCAAAACCCAAGCGTAA
- the LOC132615841 gene encoding probable UDP-arabinopyranose mutase 5 isoform X1 — translation MSQFSVKDDEVDIMIAAIEPDLTSFLEEWRAVFSRFHLIIIKDPDLKEELKIPGGFNYDTYTKADIQRIIGPSNAVTFSGYSCRYFGYLLSKKKYIISLDADCIPAKNNEGIQVDAIAQHINNLATPATPFFFNTLYDPYCKGADFVRGYPFSLRSGVSCALSCGLWLNLADLDAPTQALKPALRNTRYVDAVLTVPARSLMPLSGINIAFDRELVGPALLPSFRLAKEGKFRWETVEDIWTGMCVKVVCDHLGYGVKTGLPYVWRKERGDAIESLKKEWEGVKLMEEVVPFFQSMRLTPAAKTAEDCVIEIAAAVKEQLGRIDPVFTRAADSMVEWVQLWKTVKTQA, via the coding sequence ATGTCTCAATTCAGCGTCAAAGATGATGAGGTAGATATTATGATTGCTGCAATTGAACCAGATCTTACTTCGTTTCTGGAAGAATGGAGAGCAGTATTCTCCCGATTTCACCTGATAATTATCAAAGATCCTGACCTCAAAGAAGAACTTAAAATTCCAGGTGGATTTAATTATGATACCTATACAAAAGCTGATATTCAACGAATTATTGGACCTTCGAATGCTGTAACTTTCTCTGGTTACTCATGCCGATATTTTGGCTATCTCTTGTCAAAGAAGAAATATATCATCTCACTAGATGCTGACTGCATTCCAGCTAAGAATAATGAGGGTATCCAAGTCGATGCCATCGCCCAACATATCAATAACCTCGCAACTCCTGCCACCCCATTTTTCTTTAATACCCTCTACGATCCTTACTGTAAAGGAGCTGATTTTGTTCGTGGCTACCCATTTAGCTTGCGAAGTGGTGTCTCGTGTGCTCTGTCATGTGGACTGTGGCTTAATTTAGCAGATCTTGATGCACCTACACAAGCCCTCAAGCCGGCGCTGAGGAACACTCGATATGTTGATGCTGTCCTCACTGTACCAGCTAGGTCCCTGATGCCTCTCAGTGGAATCAATATTGCGTTTGATCGTGAGTTGGTGGGACCTGCTTTGCTGCCATCTTTCAGGTTGGCAAAAGAAGGAAAGTTCAGGTGGGAAACTGTGGAGGATATATGGACCGGTATGTGTGTTAAGGTCGTATGTGATCACTTAGGATATGGTGTGAAAACTGGGCTTCCATACGTGTGGAGGAAAGAAAGAGGCGATGCCATAGAGAGTTTGAAGAAAGAGTGGGAGGGGGTGAAGCTGATGGAAGAAGTTGTTCCATTCTTTCAATCAATGAGATTGACTCCGGCTGCAAAAACAGCAGAAGATTGTGTGATTGAGATTGCAGCAGCCGTGAAGGAGCAGCTGGGGCGAATAGATCCTGTGTTCACCCGTGCAGCTGATTCCATGGTCGAGTGGGTGCAGCTCTGGAAGACAGTCAAAACCCAAGCGTAA
- the LOC132612933 gene encoding uncharacterized protein LOC132612933, with protein sequence MKIPKRFGMPDIPKYNGTTEPNEHVTAYTCAIKGNDLADDEREPVPLKKFGETLSKGAIIWYYNLPEHSIDSFAMLADAFVKAHAGAIKVETRKSNLFNVKQRDDETLREFVARFQMERIDLPPVIDDWAVQAFTQGVNSRSSITSMELKQNLIVYPAIAWADVHNKYQSKIRVEDDKILRAA encoded by the coding sequence ATGAAAATCCCTAAGAGATTTGGGATGCCTGATATCCCGAAGTATAATGGGACGACGGAACCAAATGAACATGTGACTGCATATACATGTGCTATTAAGGGCAATGATCTCGCCGATGACGAAAGGGAACCAGTGCCACTTAAGAAATTTGGGGAAACCCTGTCAAAGGGGGCGATAATTTGGTATTATAacttgcccgagcattcaattgaTTCATTTGCCATGCTCGCTGATGCCTTTGTCAAGGCCCATGCCGGGGCCATCAAGGTCGAAACGCGAAAATCAAACTTGTTCAACGTCAAGCAACGAGATGACGAGACCCTTCGCGAGTTTGTGGCTCGATTTCAAATGGAGCGCATAGACTTACCTCCAGTCATTGACGATTGGGCCGTTCAGGCTTTCACTCAAGGGGTCAATTCAAGGAGCTCGATCACATCTATGGAGCTAAAGCAAAATCTGATAGTGTACCCAGCGATCGCCTGGGCTGATGTACACAATAAGTATCAGTCGAAGATCAGGGTCGAAGATGATAAGATTCTGAGGGCCGCTTAG
- the LOC132612934 gene encoding uncharacterized protein LOC132612934, with product MEVYIDDIVVKSLRAEDHLKFLQETFSTLKRYNMKLNPEKCAFGVGSGKFLRFMVPNRGIEINPDKIKAIEDISVINDIKGVQRLTRRIAALSRFISRSSNKSHRFFLLLKKKTDFAWTPKCQVALAELKRYPHLEKLALDSLSASRKLKPYFQSHPICVITSYPLRNVMHKPELSGRLAKRVVEISGYDIEYKPQTAIKSQILADFVVDFAPAMIPEVDKEMLLASGTSTGVWTLYTDGASNVKGSGLGIVLKPPSGDVIRQFIRSADLTNNEAEYEAMIAGLEPAKSLGAEIIKAKCDSLPVVNQANETFEVKDDRMRRYQEKLQVFLRRFKEWTLEHVSRDQNNEADALANLGSSVESDGFNSGAVVQLTKSVIETGHAEINSTSLTWDWRNKYIDYLQTGKLPSDAKESRALRTKAARFCLVDGQLYRRSFRAPLARCLGPGETDYVLREIHEGTCGNYSGADSLVRKLIRAGYYWNEMEEDARTFVRKCNECQKHAPSIH from the exons ATGGAAGTTTACATAGATGACATAGTCGTTAAGTCCCTGCgagcagaggaccatttgaaattTTTGCAGGAAACTTTTAGCACATTAAAaaggtacaacatgaagctgaacccagAAAAATGTGCTTTCGGTGTTGGATCGGGCAAGTTTCTCAGGTTCATGGTGCCAAAtcgggggatcgaaatcaacccggataagataaaGGCAATAGAAGATATCTCTGTGATAAACGACATCAAAGGAGTACAAAGATTGACAAGACGGATAGCTGCTTTAAGCCGATTCATTTCCAGATCCTCGAACAAAAGTCATCGATTTTTCTTGTTGCTAAAGAAAAAGACTGACTTTGCATGGACCCCCAAATGTCAGGTGGCCTTAGCAGAACTCAAAAG GTACCCACATTTGGAAAAACTCGCTTTGGATTCATTAAgtgcatctagaaaattaaaaccttactttcagAGTCATCCCATATGCGTCATAACGTCGTACCCCCTaaggaatgtcatgcataaacccgaactCTCAGGACGACTAGCAAAGAGGGTTGTAgagattagcgggtatgatattgaGTACAAACCCCAAACTGCAATCAAATCCCAAATACTGGCGGATTTCGTGGTCGATTTTGCACCGGCCATGATCCCCGAGGTTGACAAAGAAATGCTTCTTGCCTCGGGGACTAGCACAGGAGTCTGGACTCTTTACACGGATGGTGCGTCTAATGTAAAAGGGTCCGGGTTAGGGATCGTTCTAAAACCTCCCTCAGGTGACGTAATAAGACAATTTATTAGATCAGCTGATTTAACTAAcaacgaagccgagtatgaggctatgattgcaggtttagaaccAGCTAAAAGCTTGGGAGCAGAAATTATAAAGGCCAAATGCGATTCTCTCCCGGTGGTCAACCAAGCAAATGAAACCTTCGAAGTCAAGGATGATCGAATGCGAAGATACCAGGAGAAACTGCAGGTTTTCCTTCGCCGGTTCAAGGAGTGGACGTTGGAACACGTGTCCCGAGATCAAAATAATGAGGCGGATGCCCTGGCAAATCTGGGATCCTCAGTCGAATCGGATGGGTTCAACTCCGGAGCTGTGGTGCAGTTGACAAAATCGGTCATTGAGACCGGCCACGCCGAAATAAACTCGACCAGCCTCACCTGGGATTGGAGGAACAAGTACATAGACTATCTTCAAACAGGAAAGCTTCCATCCGATGCTAAGGAATCAAGAGCCCTCCGAACCAAAGCAGCTAGATTTTGTTTGGTCGATGGCCAGCTATACCGGCGGTCGTTCCGCGCCCCCTTGGCGAGATGCCTAGGACCAGGAGAAACCGACTATGTTCTGAGGGAAATTCACGAGGGGACTTGCGGGAATTATTCGGGAGCCGATTCATTGGTCCGCAAGCTGATCCGAGCGGGATACTACTGGAATGAAATGGAGGAAGATGCCAGAACCTTCGTTCGAAAATGCAACGAATGCCAAAAGCACGCCCCGTCAATACATTAA